A region from the Rheinheimera mangrovi genome encodes:
- a CDS encoding class I SAM-dependent methyltransferase — translation MINPNKVKQFWDSRANFYKKVAIESVANLEHDPENLKLKIDDETKKVFSWLPDLNGKDILDLGAGVGQWSFRFAERGAASVIAVEYAAGLVEIAQAEAKKRGLDQVQCVVSAAEKFSTEHKFDLIFISGLFVYLTDGQANELLTKLRGFLAEGGLLILRDGTAVESRYEIDDRFSEHLGQNYSANYRTANEYKKAFSDAGFHLIKDENMFEEGHPLNKYSETRLRLFMFR, via the coding sequence ATGATAAATCCGAATAAGGTAAAACAATTTTGGGACAGCAGAGCTAATTTTTATAAGAAGGTTGCTATTGAGTCCGTTGCTAACCTTGAACACGATCCAGAGAATCTGAAGCTCAAAATTGACGATGAAACCAAAAAAGTATTTTCCTGGCTGCCAGATCTAAACGGCAAAGATATTCTGGATCTCGGTGCGGGTGTTGGCCAGTGGAGTTTCAGATTTGCCGAACGTGGTGCCGCTAGCGTTATTGCGGTTGAATATGCAGCAGGTTTGGTGGAGATCGCTCAGGCTGAAGCTAAAAAAAGAGGTCTTGATCAGGTTCAGTGTGTTGTCAGTGCAGCAGAGAAATTTTCTACTGAACATAAATTTGATTTGATATTTATTTCCGGACTTTTTGTCTATTTGACGGACGGACAAGCCAATGAGTTGCTGACAAAGCTGAGGGGCTTTTTAGCTGAAGGTGGCTTGCTGATACTAAGAGATGGTACAGCTGTTGAGAGTCGATATGAAATTGATGATCGCTTTTCTGAGCACTTGGGACAAAACTATTCCGCAAATTACCGAACTGCAAACGAGTATAAAAAGGCATTTTCGGATGCAGGTTTTCATTTGATCAAAGACGAAAACATGTTTGAAGAGGGCCACCCTCTAAACAAATATTCAGAAACAAGACTACGGCTATTTATGTTCAGGTAG
- a CDS encoding ParB N-terminal domain-containing protein, which produces MSKFVEIELVPVERLKHIEGHSKKRVEWLVNKIKNEGVWRLPIALDSEHDLVLDGQHRMEVAIRLGLKRVPAVRYVYSEVDVWSLRANHSFDWQKVTERALVGNIYPYKTVKHGFPHGGLPVCHYALSELEA; this is translated from the coding sequence ATGTCTAAGTTTGTAGAAATAGAGTTAGTCCCGGTAGAACGACTAAAGCATATCGAAGGACATAGTAAAAAAAGAGTAGAGTGGCTGGTCAATAAAATTAAAAATGAAGGGGTATGGCGCTTACCTATTGCTCTTGATTCTGAACATGATTTGGTATTGGATGGTCAACATCGTATGGAGGTTGCTATTCGATTGGGATTAAAACGTGTTCCTGCTGTGCGCTATGTTTATTCTGAAGTCGATGTATGGAGTTTGAGAGCTAACCATAGTTTTGATTGGCAGAAAGTGACAGAAAGAGCTTTGGTCGGCAACATCTATCCTTATAAAACGGTAAAACATGGCTTTCCACATGGCGGTTTACCTGTTTGCCATTATGCGCTGTCGGAGTTAGAAGCTTGA
- a CDS encoding DUF711 family protein, whose amino-acid sequence MIRSLTIGVPVFTQSKTHLTQQLIAFNRHSELISQKFNLPFRTARLTLPAPDFNSDVTEGGLRSVIDTVRDLAASAGARWYCLPINLFDSNASAAVLDEVLNLIVRDSQLFVNLIVAKQKTISIAGAYEASKFITNLSRRSSNGIDNFRLGVSAACNAGTPFFPFSRHEGAEAGFSIALETTDSALSIAERARKEQWTLSQFQDELILKLQSAFSQAEQFGRELEAASGVHFLGIDGSFAPFPDGKTSVASVIESLGPTPVGCLGTVFMTSVLTDAIKVAAHRANATLVGFNGVMFSVLEDNGLAHANNLRALSLEKLALFSTVCGCGIDMVPIPSTTFSEDIAGLILDISALAIRLNKPLGVRLLPIPNKSVNEYTQLNLDFLCDGRVMETGISASKPILADAEWRYGSDR is encoded by the coding sequence ATGATACGTTCACTGACTATAGGTGTACCTGTTTTTACTCAGTCGAAAACGCATCTGACGCAGCAACTGATAGCATTTAATCGTCACTCTGAGCTAATTAGTCAAAAGTTTAATCTGCCTTTCAGGACAGCCCGTTTAACACTGCCTGCACCAGATTTTAATTCTGATGTAACTGAAGGTGGTTTGAGATCAGTCATTGATACAGTGCGGGATCTGGCCGCATCAGCAGGTGCCAGATGGTATTGCTTACCTATCAATCTGTTTGATTCTAATGCCAGTGCTGCTGTACTTGATGAAGTTCTTAACCTTATAGTCAGGGATTCACAGCTTTTCGTAAACCTAATAGTGGCGAAACAGAAAACCATTTCAATTGCCGGGGCTTACGAAGCCAGTAAATTTATCACGAATCTATCAAGACGAAGTTCCAATGGTATTGATAATTTCAGACTAGGAGTATCCGCAGCGTGCAATGCCGGAACACCGTTTTTTCCATTTTCTCGACATGAGGGGGCTGAAGCCGGTTTTAGTATTGCACTAGAAACGACAGACAGTGCGCTCTCTATAGCTGAGCGTGCACGCAAAGAGCAATGGACTTTATCACAGTTTCAGGATGAACTTATTTTGAAGCTGCAAAGTGCCTTTAGTCAGGCCGAGCAATTTGGCAGGGAGTTAGAGGCTGCATCTGGTGTACATTTTCTTGGTATTGATGGCTCATTTGCCCCTTTTCCTGATGGAAAAACATCTGTTGCCAGTGTTATTGAAAGTCTGGGACCCACTCCGGTTGGTTGTTTGGGTACTGTATTTATGACAAGTGTCTTAACGGATGCTATTAAAGTTGCAGCTCATCGTGCAAACGCAACCCTGGTGGGATTTAATGGCGTGATGTTTTCAGTGCTTGAAGACAATGGTCTGGCTCATGCTAACAATTTAAGAGCTTTAAGTTTAGAGAAGCTTGCTCTTTTCTCAACGGTTTGTGGCTGTGGTATTGATATGGTACCTATCCCGTCGACGACTTTTAGTGAAGATATTGCCGGATTAATCTTAGATATCTCAGCTTTGGCTATACGACTTAATAAGCCATTGGGAGTTCGTTTATTACCTATTCCAAATAAATCAGTCAATGAATATACCCAGTTGAATCTTGACTTCCTATGTGATGGACGAGTCATGGAAACTGGGATTAGTGCTTCAAAACCTATACTGGCTGACGCTGAATGGCGTTACGGTTCAGACAGATAA
- a CDS encoding aspartate/glutamate racemase family protein — protein sequence MAKIYPVDNVVTWPETEGVLGVVGVAPWATLDFLQIFYGLIQADKDWNFPRVICDINTKIPSRGRHLELGERDPSPFILESINDLAAQGATIAVVPCNTAHILYSRWTTDAVIPVVSIIDATVNEIRKNGATKVAVLSSEASAKYNVYNDKLSEYGFELEHLTAQQQNVVSQAITEMKVKGMIQPETLVNTNILLSDLKNAAVDGVILGCTELKSLSAPCSKYFATVAESNLAMAKQVLSLMGLPSYAIRT from the coding sequence ATGGCAAAAATCTATCCAGTGGATAATGTCGTGACCTGGCCTGAGACTGAAGGTGTGTTAGGCGTCGTTGGTGTTGCACCTTGGGCAACACTTGATTTTTTACAGATATTTTATGGTTTAATCCAAGCTGACAAAGACTGGAATTTTCCCAGAGTCATTTGTGATATCAACACAAAAATTCCAAGTCGAGGTCGACATCTCGAATTAGGCGAAAGAGACCCTTCACCTTTTATTCTTGAGTCTATTAATGATTTAGCTGCTCAAGGTGCAACCATTGCTGTTGTTCCTTGCAATACTGCCCACATCCTCTATTCGAGATGGACTACGGATGCCGTCATTCCAGTCGTGAGCATTATTGATGCAACTGTAAATGAAATAAGAAAAAATGGCGCCACTAAAGTTGCCGTTTTATCTTCAGAAGCATCGGCGAAGTACAATGTTTATAACGATAAGCTTAGCGAATATGGCTTTGAGTTGGAGCATTTGACTGCTCAGCAGCAAAACGTTGTATCGCAAGCGATCACAGAAATGAAAGTAAAAGGTATGATCCAACCGGAAACATTGGTTAACACTAATATACTATTGAGTGATCTAAAAAATGCGGCCGTGGATGGAGTTATCTTAGGATGTACAGAGCTTAAGTCATTGTCCGCCCCCTGTTCCAAGTATTTCGCAACCGTTGCTGAGTCAAACCTTGCAATGGCAAAGCAGGTTTTATCTTTAATGGGCTTGCCATCATATGCTATCAGAACCTAA
- a CDS encoding NTP transferase domain-containing protein has translation MTEVSAKICHNVILLAAGKGSRMGDMTLGKTKAMLECGGKAVIDWMLQAILTRNDGEVVVVTGYCAEFLEQHLQRKYGSRIKVARNDRYEDDVNILSVETGVAALSNPEQGYLIIETDLLLNDAAWDKIFAAPLFSTSHWVCKGHYHKELTGGIVSADKTGLITAIDYQPAYDSKFDGWNKMIGMLAVGPDEVQNDRAIRQRSIADTTKQYYLTPWSRELSSLPCRVLELTDEFASSFNTAEQFSKISQAFLLTNSA, from the coding sequence ATGACCGAAGTTTCCGCTAAAATATGCCATAACGTTATATTGCTTGCTGCGGGTAAAGGGAGTCGAATGGGAGACATGACTCTAGGGAAGACAAAGGCAATGTTGGAATGTGGCGGTAAAGCAGTGATTGACTGGATGCTGCAGGCCATTCTCACCAGAAATGACGGCGAAGTTGTTGTGGTAACTGGCTATTGTGCTGAGTTCCTTGAGCAACATTTACAACGTAAGTATGGTAGTAGAATAAAAGTCGCCAGAAACGATAGATATGAAGATGATGTCAATATACTTTCGGTTGAAACAGGTGTTGCAGCTCTAAGCAACCCTGAACAAGGCTATTTAATTATTGAAACTGATTTGCTGTTGAATGATGCTGCTTGGGATAAAATTTTTGCTGCGCCTCTTTTTTCCACTTCTCATTGGGTCTGTAAAGGCCATTACCATAAAGAGTTAACTGGGGGCATTGTTTCTGCAGACAAGACAGGGCTTATCACCGCTATTGATTACCAACCAGCCTATGATTCGAAGTTTGATGGGTGGAACAAGATGATAGGGATGCTGGCAGTAGGCCCAGACGAAGTTCAGAATGACAGAGCTATTCGGCAGCGATCGATCGCAGATACGACAAAGCAATATTATTTAACGCCCTGGAGTCGGGAGCTTAGCTCCTTACCTTGCCGTGTGCTTGAGTTAACAGATGAGTTTGCCTCCTCTTTTAACACCGCAGAGCAGTTTTCTAAAATCAGTCAGGCGTTTTTATTAACGAATTCGGCATGA
- a CDS encoding phosphocholine cytidylyltransferase family protein — MRKVEHVIILAAGKSLQLDGICKVLIRHPVTGKTILDYFIDAFAGKKITVVVGFQAIQIMQAYPTLHFVYNPDWALTNNAMSLALALTDEPAYIVSGDIFLTSSLIERLEAIDGDVVLTSGREKRSLTAIHCVVNSEGCVMETYQGPLKSISHPESVGLFKISSPDVLREWRRKCLGHTNLFAGQLLPCALSDVKSVSLENDFYFEVNTPTDYMQLIQESRGL, encoded by the coding sequence TTGAGAAAAGTAGAGCACGTCATTATCTTAGCTGCAGGAAAAAGTTTGCAGTTAGATGGAATCTGTAAAGTTTTAATCCGACATCCCGTAACGGGTAAAACCATACTCGACTATTTTATTGATGCATTTGCAGGTAAAAAAATAACGGTAGTTGTTGGTTTTCAGGCGATACAGATTATGCAAGCCTACCCGACACTTCACTTTGTATATAACCCGGATTGGGCTCTGACGAATAATGCCATGAGCCTTGCGTTGGCTTTGACAGATGAGCCAGCTTATATAGTGTCGGGGGACATATTTCTGACATCATCTTTGATTGAAAGGCTAGAAGCTATAGACGGAGATGTAGTGTTGACATCTGGCAGAGAGAAACGCAGCCTGACTGCCATACATTGTGTTGTCAATTCTGAAGGCTGTGTAATGGAAACCTACCAGGGCCCATTAAAAAGCATTTCACATCCGGAATCTGTCGGCTTATTTAAAATCAGTTCGCCAGATGTTCTAAGAGAATGGCGACGCAAATGTTTAGGCCACACCAATTTATTTGCAGGTCAGTTGCTTCCTTGTGCTCTCAGCGATGTTAAATCTGTCAGTCTGGAAAACGATTTCTATTTTGAAGTTAATACTCCCACTGATTATATGCAACTGATACAGGAAAGTAGAGGCTTATGA
- a CDS encoding sugar 3,4-ketoisomerase, with protein MSLIRLLELPIFGDGRGDLVSIEAGKHIPFDIKRVYCLFNLADHPRGMHSHRQLQQLAFCVHGSCRFILDDGTAREEVVLSRPTQGLLIGNLIWREMHDFSDDCVIMVLASEHYDESDYIRNYDVFLDVVRSENK; from the coding sequence ATGTCGTTAATCAGATTGCTTGAACTCCCTATTTTTGGCGATGGGCGAGGAGATCTCGTATCAATTGAAGCGGGTAAACATATTCCTTTTGATATCAAAAGAGTTTATTGCTTATTTAACCTCGCTGACCATCCACGTGGTATGCACTCTCACCGACAATTACAGCAACTGGCTTTCTGTGTTCACGGCAGCTGCCGTTTCATTCTGGATGATGGTACCGCTAGAGAAGAAGTGGTATTGTCCCGGCCAACGCAAGGACTGCTAATTGGGAATTTAATCTGGCGGGAAATGCATGATTTTAGTGATGACTGTGTGATTATGGTGTTGGCTAGTGAGCATTATGATGAGTCTGATTACATTCGGAATTATGACGTATTCCTGGATGTTGTCCGGAGTGAAAATAAATGA
- a CDS encoding DegT/DnrJ/EryC1/StrS family aminotransferase, whose protein sequence is MKVPFLNLKAINQRDEVELLAACERVIKSGWYINGQEVKDFEADFASYCGTQACVGTANGLDALRLTLAAWKVQGVLKDHDEVIVPANTFIATVLAITDNKLVPVFAEPDPDSYVITTESVKAVLTNKCRVVIPVHLYGQLVDMDSLLEFAQLHNLLVLEDAAQAHGAVLSSKRAGSFGHAAAFSFYPGKNLGALGDAGAVTTNDVQLASVIRALGNYGSEHKYIHQYQGMNSRLDCIQAAMLRVKLANLDADIQIRRAIALRYLAEIRNPVITLPLITDHNRHVWHLFVIRTTQRIKLQAWLAENQIETLVHYPCAPHKQLAYADYAHLQLPITELLQEQVLSLPIDPTMTDVQITQVIDVCNAYMAATTLSEKGKL, encoded by the coding sequence ATGAAAGTTCCATTTTTAAATCTCAAAGCCATCAATCAGCGTGATGAAGTTGAGTTGTTAGCTGCTTGCGAACGGGTCATAAAATCTGGTTGGTATATCAATGGACAAGAAGTAAAAGATTTTGAGGCTGATTTCGCAAGCTATTGTGGAACCCAAGCTTGCGTAGGAACCGCCAATGGTTTGGATGCCTTGCGACTGACTTTGGCTGCCTGGAAAGTTCAGGGGGTATTGAAAGATCATGACGAGGTCATAGTACCTGCCAATACATTTATAGCGACTGTGCTGGCCATCACAGATAACAAGTTAGTGCCGGTGTTTGCAGAGCCAGATCCCGACAGCTATGTAATCACTACAGAATCTGTGAAAGCGGTGCTGACGAACAAATGCCGTGTTGTAATTCCGGTGCATTTGTATGGTCAATTGGTGGATATGGATTCATTGCTTGAATTTGCTCAGCTGCACAATTTGCTGGTTCTGGAAGATGCTGCCCAAGCTCATGGCGCTGTCTTGTCATCGAAACGCGCTGGTAGTTTTGGTCATGCGGCAGCTTTTAGTTTTTATCCAGGTAAAAATCTAGGGGCCTTAGGAGATGCTGGAGCCGTTACAACGAATGATGTGCAATTAGCCAGTGTTATACGAGCTTTAGGCAATTATGGTTCGGAACACAAATATATTCATCAATATCAGGGAATGAATAGCAGATTAGATTGCATTCAAGCGGCAATGTTGAGGGTTAAGCTAGCCAATTTAGATGCTGACATACAAATTCGTCGAGCTATTGCCCTGCGATACCTGGCTGAAATTAGAAACCCTGTAATTACGTTACCTCTTATCACTGATCATAATCGCCATGTATGGCATCTATTCGTAATAAGAACAACGCAGCGCATTAAGTTACAAGCCTGGCTGGCTGAAAACCAGATAGAAACCTTGGTTCATTATCCCTGTGCACCCCATAAACAATTGGCATATGCTGACTATGCTCATTTGCAGTTACCGATTACTGAGCTCTTGCAGGAACAAGTGTTGAGTTTGCCAATAGACCCAACTATGACAGATGTTCAAATAACGCAAGTTATTGATGTTTGTAATGCCTATATGGCAGCTACAACTTTATCTGAGAAGGGCAAGCTATGA